The proteins below are encoded in one region of Pseudomonadota bacterium:
- a CDS encoding aspartate-semialdehyde dehydrogenase: MSNENRKFNVAVAGATGAVGGAMLKVLERRNFPVKELRLLASERSIGKKLRFRDQDIEVRLLDKNAFTGIDIALFSAGAARSLDFAPAAAAAGAVVVDNSSAFRMDPEIPLVVPEVNPHAIDQYKGRRIIANPNCSTIQMLVALKPIHDKVRIKRIVVSTYQAVSGTGAAAIAELKQQVLDYAAGREMLNKVYPHRIAFNCLPQIDSFLANGYTKEEMKMVNETRKIFEDRTIGVTATTVRVPVFYGHSEAVNIETAEKITADQVRELLRQAPGVKVVDDPATLSYPMAIDCEDEFDTLVGRIREDESIANGINLWVVSDNILKGAALNAVQIAEELIKNHI; the protein is encoded by the coding sequence ATGAGTAACGAGAATCGGAAATTTAATGTTGCTGTTGCAGGGGCTACCGGCGCTGTCGGCGGGGCCATGCTGAAAGTGCTGGAAAGAAGAAATTTTCCTGTGAAAGAGTTGCGTCTGCTCGCTTCGGAGCGGTCGATTGGTAAGAAGCTGCGATTCAGGGACCAGGATATCGAGGTGAGGCTCCTTGACAAGAACGCCTTTACCGGAATCGATATTGCGCTTTTCTCGGCGGGCGCTGCCAGATCGCTTGATTTCGCACCGGCGGCTGCAGCAGCTGGTGCGGTAGTAGTGGATAACTCCAGCGCCTTCAGGATGGACCCGGAAATTCCTCTGGTGGTCCCGGAGGTCAACCCGCACGCGATTGATCAGTACAAGGGGAGAAGGATTATCGCCAACCCGAACTGCTCGACCATCCAGATGCTCGTTGCCCTGAAACCGATCCACGACAAGGTGCGGATCAAGAGGATCGTTGTCTCCACCTATCAGGCGGTTTCCGGGACGGGAGCGGCCGCGATCGCCGAACTGAAACAGCAGGTTCTTGATTATGCCGCCGGCAGGGAAATGTTGAATAAGGTGTATCCGCATCGGATCGCCTTCAACTGTTTGCCGCAGATCGATTCATTTCTTGCCAATGGGTATACCAAGGAAGAGATGAAGATGGTCAATGAGACGAGAAAGATATTTGAAGACCGGACTATCGGGGTCACGGCAACCACGGTCAGGGTGCCGGTTTTTTATGGCCATTCGGAAGCGGTCAACATTGAGACCGCTGAAAAAATTACCGCTGATCAGGTCAGGGAACTTCTGCGTCAGGCACCCGGGGTAAAAGTTGTGGACGATCCTGCTACCCTTTCCTACCCGATGGCCATTGACTGTGAAGATGAATTTGATACCCTGGTCGGCAGAATCAGGGAAGATGAGTCAATCGCCAATGGTATTAATCTGTGGGTGGTTTCAGACAATATCCTGAAAGGGGCTGCCCTGAATGCGGTGCAGATTGCCGAGGAGTTGATAAAAAACCACATTTAA
- the rsmD gene encoding 16S rRNA (guanine(966)-N(2))-methyltransferase RsmD, which produces MRIISGAAKGRKLYTPGNRSKKGSIRPTSDKVRESIFNILGSRSVTGNVLDLYAGTGALGLEALSRGAYFGAFVDHDRKAFELINRNLDLCGFSEVGIVYQRDLKRGLGFLEKAEPRVYDLVFIDPPYHTGATVTSLQELNDRGLLGKDGLVIVEDASGVDLPEGIGSLERVDFRRYGDTSVWIYQNMGVN; this is translated from the coding sequence TTGCGTATAATATCCGGCGCCGCGAAAGGGCGGAAACTTTACACCCCTGGCAACAGAAGTAAAAAGGGCTCAATCCGGCCGACTTCCGACAAGGTTCGGGAATCAATTTTCAATATTCTTGGTTCGAGGTCTGTTACGGGCAACGTTCTTGATCTGTATGCCGGTACCGGCGCCTTGGGTCTTGAGGCCTTGAGTCGTGGTGCATATTTCGGGGCTTTTGTTGATCATGACCGCAAAGCGTTTGAATTGATCAATAGAAACCTCGATCTTTGCGGGTTTTCAGAGGTCGGGATTGTCTATCAGCGAGATCTTAAGAGAGGGCTTGGTTTTCTCGAGAAGGCAGAGCCGCGGGTCTATGACCTGGTATTCATCGACCCGCCCTATCATACAGGAGCAACCGTGACATCTCTTCAGGAACTCAATGATCGGGGGCTGCTCGGTAAAGATGGTCTGGTCATTGTTGAAGATGCCAGTGGTGTCGATTTGCCGGAAGGAATCGGGAGTCTTGAGCGGGTCGATTTTCGCAGATACGGAGACACCTCGGTCTGGATATATCAGAACATGGGAGTGAATTGA
- the coaD gene encoding pantetheine-phosphate adenylyltransferase, with protein MSHSGNPVRQASRGTVAVYPGTFDPITMGHLDIVNRSLELFDKVIIAIAKNIAKKPLFSIDERLVMIRECFPDSGGRIEVDTVDGLLVDYAYSKGAKAIIRGLRAVSDFDYEFQLALMNRRIEREVETVFLMTGFRWIFISSSIIKDAAQYGGDVSGLVPDHVCEKLREKYLQSSKPR; from the coding sequence ATGAGCCATTCTGGAAATCCAGTTCGTCAGGCCTCCCGAGGAACCGTGGCCGTTTATCCCGGAACGTTTGATCCGATCACCATGGGTCACCTGGATATTGTGAACAGGAGTCTTGAGCTTTTCGACAAGGTCATCATCGCCATTGCCAAAAATATTGCCAAGAAACCCCTGTTCTCGATCGATGAGCGATTGGTGATGATCAGGGAGTGTTTTCCTGACTCCGGAGGGCGGATAGAAGTTGACACGGTTGACGGGTTGCTGGTTGATTATGCATACAGCAAGGGGGCGAAGGCGATTATTCGCGGGCTTCGGGCTGTCTCTGATTTTGACTATGAATTCCAGCTGGCGTTGATGAATCGCCGGATCGAAAGGGAAGTGGAGACGGTGTTTCTGATGACCGGTTTTCGCTGGATATTCATCAGTTCCTCGATTATCAAGGATGCAGCACAGTACGGGGGTGATGTCAGCGGTCTGGTGCCTGATCACGTTTGTGAAAAATTGCGGGAAAAGTATCTGCAAAGCTCAAAGCCGCGGTAA
- a CDS encoding Rieske (2Fe-2S) protein yields the protein MRTDMDKIMPERCCTAERRSLLISGWTFIKLWAVGLVLLPVIRFINFRVPAQPRIFSVKKGLKKDGFILEPDFIIFSEETGPVAISRKCTHLGCRLNYHETEKILICPCHQSKFTRKGKRIAGPAERDLPVYDVETIVEENGNSYLVTVI from the coding sequence ATGAGAACAGATATGGATAAAATCATGCCTGAAAGGTGTTGCACGGCTGAAAGACGTTCTTTGCTCATTTCAGGCTGGACGTTTATCAAACTCTGGGCTGTCGGGCTTGTTTTGTTGCCGGTGATTCGTTTCATAAATTTCAGAGTCCCTGCTCAGCCACGTATTTTTTCGGTCAAGAAAGGTCTGAAAAAGGATGGGTTTATCCTGGAGCCGGATTTCATTATTTTTTCTGAAGAAACGGGGCCGGTCGCAATTTCGCGAAAATGTACTCATCTCGGGTGTCGTCTCAACTATCATGAAACAGAAAAAATTCTGATCTGCCCATGTCACCAGAGCAAATTTACCAGGAAGGGCAAGAGAATCGCCGGTCCGGCCGAGAGAGATTTGCCGGTGTATGATGTTGAGACAATCGTTGAGGAAAACGGCAATTCTTATCTGGTCACCGTGATCTGA